The genome window CTTGAGAGCGGGCATATGGCCGAAGGTCCCTGCGTGACGTTTTCGGCGCGGCGCTCAGCGTGTTACCGATGAATAGGCGGCACAGGCCCGCTCCGCCCCAGTGAGCAGGTCCATCATCTCCCCGGCCGACCCGGGCTGGGGTGCGTCAACCAGCCGATGCTCCATGCACTCAGCATAGCTCCGAAAGGACGGGGGCGCGGCGCCTTCCATGACCTGAGCGGCATCCGGCACGCCCGCCGGCGGCGGCGCGCCGCCGTCTTTGTGCTCAATACCGCTTTACCGCGCGTTCTGGTGAACGTCTTGCGGGCCGGCGATCCGGCCGGTTCCTGCAGATCAGCGGCGGATCGGGGATTATCGGTGAAATAGACGCTTCCGTCCCGCGCTTTCAGCTTGTACAACACCATGGGCGGAGGCGGAGGAGGAGCCTCTTCCGACGCCTGCTCCGAAACTGGTTCTCCTGCCCGCTCGGAACCGGTCTTTCCTCCGATGTTACCGGCCGGTGCGTCACCGGCGGCCGGTTTCAGCGGCTCGCGAGGGGCCGGTATCGATAGTGCCGCTTCAATTTCTCCCTCAGGCCTGCGGGCAGTCGACACCGGGGGACGCATGCCGGCAGGGATGGCAAACCCGTTCTTGAGAAAGGCGGTTCCAAAATCATTGAGTTTCGGAATCCTGGAATGGCACCCGTCACACTGCATGCCGTATTTTCCGGAAAAGGCCGACATGGCCGAGGCATCGGCGTACTGCCATGCCAGCACGGCCACTGCAACCAGAATCCGCAACATCCACGAGTTCACCCCCATCATGCCCCCACTGTTTACCCGTACTCGTTCGCTGACGGCGATACCGCACCGTCTGTCACCGGCTCACCATAATAGTAAGCAATTCTCATTCCTTCAACACACAAAAACATGAACACTGCCGGCCATCCCCCCCTTGCCCTTCCCCATCCCCCTGTGTTACAAGCTGGTATACATTTTTCCCACAGAGGTTCGTCATGCCCATAGCCACGAAAATCGCCGGCCACATTTCCAAGTCGTCCTGGATTCGCAAGATGTTCGAGGAGGGGGAGCGGCTGCGGCAGATCCACGGCGCCGACAACGTGTACGACTTCACCATCGGCAATCCCGATACGGAGCCGCCCCAGCAGTTCCGGGAAGAGCTCCTCAACCTGGCCCGGCATCCCGTGCCCGGCATGCACCGCTACATGAGCAACGCGGGCTATGCGGAAACCCGCGGTGCCGTGGCCGAAGTCCTTTCGGAGGCAGCAGGGCTGGAGGTGAAGGCCGACCATGTCATCATGACCTGCGGGGCCGGCGGCGCCCTCAACGTGGTCCTGAAGACCATTCTGAACCCCGGGGAAGAGGTGATCATCCTGGCCCCCTACTTCGTGGAATACAAGTTCTACATCGACAACCACGGCGGGGTGCCGCGGGAAGTCTGGACCGACCGCGGGACCTTCCAGCTCGACGTGGCGGCCATCGAGGCGGCCGTGACCGCCAAGACCCGGGCGATCATCATCTGCTCGCCCAACAACCCCACCGGCGTCATGTATCCCGAAGAGAGCCTGGCGGCCCTGGGCGAGATGGTGGCGCGGATGGAGCGGCGCTTCGACCGCCAGATCTACGTCATCTCCGACGAGCCCTATGCCCGGATCAGCTACGACGGCAAGCAGGTGCCGAACATCTTCCGGTTCGTGCAGAGTTCCGTCATCGTCACCTCCCACAGCAAGGACCTGGCCCTGCCCGGCGAGCGGATCGGCTATCTGGCAGCCAATCCCCGTGCGCGCGGCGTGGAGCAGTTCATGGAAGGTGCGGTCTTCTCCAACCGGGTCCTCGGCTTTGTCAATGCGCCGGCCCTCATGCAGCGGCTCGTGGCCAAGCTGCAGCGGGCCTCCGTGGACATCGGCGAGTACCAGGCCAAACGGGACCTGTTCTACGACAACCTCACCGCAATGGGATTCAGGATGGTGAAGCCCGACGGCGCCTTCTACCTCTTTCCCCAATCACCCCTGGCGGATGACGTGGCATTCGTCACCATGGCCCAGAAGCACCGCATCCTGCTCGTCCCCGGTGCGGGCTTCGGCGCGCCCGGCTTCTTCAGGATCGCCTACTGCGTGGATCGGGGGGTCATTGAACGGAGCCTGCCCGCATGGCGGGAGCTGGCCCGGGACGCGGGGCTTTCGGGGGGATGCAGGTAGCCGGAAACCCAAAGCAATTTCATTATGAACCCTGCATCACAATATCCCCTGACTTGACTTTGCGGATTGAAATACGCTAAGGTCATGTCACTTTTGACATAGCATCAACACCTGCCGCAGATACACGACAATACTAAACCATCCGCGAGGATGGGACGGAAAGCCCACAGGGTCTCCCCGAGACAGCCGGGTCGCCGAACTATCGATACCGATATTCAGGCGGCCCGGTTTTTTGTTGTGGTGGCGAACAAGGAGACAACAGTATGACCATGGGGAAAAAAATACAGGAAATGGCGGTATGGATAGAATTTCTGGTTGGATCGGGTCTTGCGATCTTTTTCCACCTGGTGCTCCACTACGAGCAGGCCGCCTACGTGATCTTCGGCATCGGCATCCTGCTGGCCCTGGGCACCTACCTGATCCGGGAGGACATCGAAAAAAACCGTGCCCACTTGGTGGAGCAGTATCATCAGTCCCATGAGATACCCTTTGCCCTGGCCAGCATCACCGATCCCGAGTGTCTGGCAAAGGCCCATGAGTTGATTGCCGGTGCCAAGCGGAGCATCACGCTCCTCCAGCAGGGGTACATACCGCTCGACGAGAACGAATTCTATCTGGAAGGGGCACGGCTGTCCGACCAGGCGGTGCGCGAAATACGGGCCGTGGATCCGCTCACGGCAGGCTACTGGACCCGGGGGGCCCTGGTCAACTTCTACCAGGCAAACCTGCGCGCCTGGACCGGGGGGTGAGGATCAGAAGGATCTTTGTCCTCAACCGGGAAGAGCTGGCCGAGCCCGAGATCCAGAAGGTGCTCCTGGGCCAATACCGCGACGACATCGACATCAGGATCGTCTATCGGGACGAATTGCCGGCAACGGGCGACGCCATCGGCAGAGACACCAACAGCTCGTTCGACTTCGCCCTCTACGACGACCGGGTGGCCACCGACGTTTTCGCCCATCCGGGCAAGTACTACGGCAGAAAGACGGGACATCCCGTTGAAGTGGCCAAGTACCGGCACCTCTACGACCTGATCGAGCACAGCGCCCATGCGGTCTGCGAGGAAGGGGACCGGATCGCGCCGTCAGCCGGGGCCATGCCGTTGGCATCATGACCTGGTTGAAAAAAGGCCGTAACCCCCAGGAGGGTTACGGCCCTGTCACAGGGTAGCGGATCAGCCTATCCCCTGCCCAACGCCTCCAGCATGGCGACGCCCATCCGCGTGGGGCTGGTGGCCACCACCACCCCGCATTCGGTGAGGGTCCGGATTTTGTCCTCGGCCTTTCCCTTGCCGCCGGTAATGATGGCGCCGGCATGCCCCATCCGCTTGCCCGGAGGAGCGGTGACGCCGGCGATGAAGGATGCCACCGGTTTTTTCATGTGTTCCGTGATCCAGTAGGCCGCATCCTCCTCGGAGGTGCCGCCGATCTCGCCGATCATGAAGACCGCCTCGGTATCCTTGTCCTCGTTGAAGAGCTTGAGCACGTCGATGAAGTTCATGCCGATGATCGGGTCGCCGCCGATGCCGACGCAGGTGGACTGGCCGAGCCCCGCCTCGGTGATCTGCTTGACCGCCTCGTAGGTGAGGGTGCCGCTGCGGGAAACCACGCCGATCCTGCCGGGCTTGTGGATATAGCCGGGCATGATTCCCACCTTGCACTCGCCCGGAGTGATGACCCCGGGGCAGTTCGGTCCCACGAGCCGGGTCCGGCTCTCCTGGAGGATGCGCTTCACCGGCACCATGTCGCGCACCGGAATCCCCTCGGTGATGCAGACCGCCAGCTCCAGTCCCGCGTCGGCCGCCTCAAGGATGGCGTCGGCCGCGGCCGGCGGCGGGACAAAGATCATGGACGCGTTGGCTCCGGTGCACCTGACCGCTTCCTCGACGGTGTTGAAGACCGGAATCCCTTCGATGTGGATTCCCCCTTTGCCGGGGGTGACGCCGGCAACGATCTTGGTGCCGTAGTCCCGGCACTGCTGGGTGTGG of Geobacter anodireducens contains these proteins:
- a CDS encoding aspartate aminotransferase (catalyzes the formation of oxalozcetate and L-glutamate from L-aspartate and 2-oxoglutarate), with the protein product MPIATKIAGHISKSSWIRKMFEEGERLRQIHGADNVYDFTIGNPDTEPPQQFREELLNLARHPVPGMHRYMSNAGYAETRGAVAEVLSEAAGLEVKADHVIMTCGAGGALNVVLKTILNPGEEVIILAPYFVEYKFYIDNHGGVPREVWTDRGTFQLDVAAIEAAVTAKTRAIIICSPNNPTGVMYPEESLAALGEMVARMERRFDRQIYVISDEPYARISYDGKQVPNIFRFVQSSVIVTSHSKDLALPGERIGYLAANPRARGVEQFMEGAVFSNRVLGFVNAPALMQRLVAKLQRASVDIGEYQAKRDLFYDNLTAMGFRMVKPDGAFYLFPQSPLADDVAFVTMAQKHRILLVPGAGFGAPGFFRIAYCVDRGVIERSLPAWRELARDAGLSGGCR
- a CDS encoding succinate--CoA ligase subunit alpha; this translates as MSILINSDSKIVVQGITGRSGLFHTQQCRDYGTKIVAGVTPGKGGIHIEGIPVFNTVEEAVRCTGANASMIFVPPPAAADAILEAADAGLELAVCITEGIPVRDMVPVKRILQESRTRLVGPNCPGVITPGECKVGIMPGYIHKPGRIGVVSRSGTLTYEAVKQITEAGLGQSTCVGIGGDPIIGMNFIDVLKLFNEDKDTEAVFMIGEIGGTSEEDAAYWITEHMKKPVASFIAGVTAPPGKRMGHAGAIITGGKGKAEDKIRTLTECGVVVATSPTRMGVAMLEALGRG